One segment of Trichlorobacter ammonificans DNA contains the following:
- the rph gene encoding ribonuclease PH, which translates to MKRSFERQNNQLRPVTMTRHFIKHPEGSVLVEFGDTRVICTASVEESVPSFLRGKGAGWVTAEYAMLPRATHTRSPREAAKGKQSGRTLEIQRLIGRSLRAVTDMAKLGERTIYIDCDVIQADGGTRTASITGAWVALADAVQTLLRQGRIAENPLKEAVAAVSVGIVGGEALLDLDYTEDSGAEVDMNFVMTSSGRFVEIQGTAEAEPFTIEQMDAMRSLAMEGISRLFAIQQETLQP; encoded by the coding sequence ATGAAACGCTCATTTGAACGTCAGAACAACCAGCTGCGTCCGGTCACCATGACCCGTCACTTCATCAAACATCCGGAAGGCTCGGTACTGGTGGAGTTCGGTGATACCCGCGTCATCTGCACCGCGTCGGTGGAGGAGTCGGTTCCCTCCTTCCTGCGGGGCAAGGGAGCCGGCTGGGTCACCGCCGAATACGCCATGCTTCCCCGAGCCACCCACACCCGGTCGCCCCGGGAGGCTGCCAAGGGAAAACAGTCGGGCCGCACCCTGGAAATCCAGCGCCTGATCGGCCGCTCGCTTCGGGCGGTGACGGATATGGCCAAGCTGGGAGAGCGGACCATCTACATCGATTGCGACGTGATCCAGGCCGATGGCGGCACCCGTACCGCCTCCATCACCGGTGCCTGGGTGGCCCTGGCCGATGCGGTGCAGACCTTGCTGCGCCAGGGGCGGATCGCCGAAAATCCGCTGAAGGAGGCGGTGGCGGCGGTGAGCGTCGGCATCGTCGGCGGCGAGGCGTTACTGGATCTGGACTACACCGAGGACTCCGGTGCCGAAGTGGATATGAACTTCGTGATGACCTCGTCGGGACGTTTTGTGGAGATCCAGGGGACCGCCGAGGCAGAGCCGTTCACCATCGAACAGATGGACGCCATGCGCTCCCTGGCCATGGAGGGGATCAGCCGCCTGTTCGCCATCCAGCAGGAGACGCTGCAACCATGA
- a CDS encoding secondary thiamine-phosphate synthase enzyme YjbQ yields the protein MNSYRHELWFETSRRRELINITSQVAACLRESGIREGLLLCNAMHITASVFINDDESGLHQDFEEWLEQLAPEKPYSRYRHNGYEDNGDAHLKRTIMGREVVVAVTEGKLDLGPWEQIFYGEFDGKRKKRVLVKIIGE from the coding sequence ATGAATTCCTATCGCCATGAACTCTGGTTTGAAACATCCCGCCGCCGGGAACTTATCAACATCACCTCCCAGGTTGCCGCCTGCCTGCGGGAGAGCGGTATCCGGGAGGGGCTGCTGCTCTGCAATGCCATGCATATTACGGCCAGCGTTTTTATCAACGACGACGAGTCGGGGTTGCACCAGGACTTTGAGGAGTGGCTGGAGCAACTGGCACCGGAGAAGCCCTATTCCCGGTACCGCCACAACGGCTACGAGGATAACGGCGATGCCCACCTGAAGCGGACCATCATGGGACGTGAGGTGGTGGTGGCGGTGACGGAGGGAAAGCTGGACTTGGGGCCATGGGAGCAGATCTTTTACGGCGAGTTCGACGGCAAGCGCAAGAAACGGGTGCTGGTCAAGATTATTGGTGAATGA
- a CDS encoding ABC transporter permease — protein MTLWLVKRVAMLVPLLLGITLITFTVIHLAPGEPVDMQMAMNPKVGKEARERLTKFYGLDQPLHVQYLTWLKKLSHLDFGRSFSSDNRPVLDKIAERLPITVSLNIIALIIEFGLAIPIGILAAVHRNSLLDKGLTVFVFLGFAVPTFWLALLLMYFFGVKLNWLPISGLHTLGYEAYGWFGRLWDLTKHLILPVCVASFGSLAGVSRYMRSAMLQVIGQDYITTARAKGLSERVVVWKHGLRNALLPLITLAGFSIPGLIGGSVIFETIFAIPGMGQLFYQGVMARDYPVVMGILVIGAGLTLIGNLVADLGYALADPRIRQGTRD, from the coding sequence GTGACCCTCTGGCTGGTAAAACGGGTGGCCATGCTGGTTCCCCTGCTGCTGGGAATCACCCTGATCACCTTTACCGTCATCCATCTGGCCCCCGGCGAGCCGGTGGATATGCAGATGGCCATGAACCCCAAGGTGGGCAAGGAAGCCCGGGAACGGCTCACTAAGTTCTACGGCCTGGACCAGCCGCTGCACGTGCAGTACCTCACCTGGCTGAAAAAACTGTCCCACCTTGATTTCGGCCGCTCCTTCTCCAGTGATAACCGGCCGGTGCTGGACAAAATCGCCGAGCGGCTGCCGATCACCGTATCCCTCAACATCATTGCCCTGATCATTGAATTCGGCCTGGCCATCCCCATCGGCATCCTGGCCGCCGTGCACCGTAACTCGCTCCTGGACAAGGGGCTGACGGTGTTTGTGTTTCTGGGGTTTGCCGTGCCCACCTTCTGGCTGGCACTACTGCTGATGTACTTCTTCGGGGTCAAGCTGAACTGGCTGCCGATCTCCGGTCTGCACACCCTGGGATACGAGGCTTACGGCTGGTTCGGCCGTCTCTGGGATCTGACGAAACACCTGATCCTGCCGGTCTGCGTGGCCTCCTTCGGCTCCCTGGCCGGGGTTTCCCGGTACATGCGTTCCGCCATGTTGCAGGTGATTGGCCAGGACTACATCACCACGGCCCGGGCCAAGGGGCTGTCGGAGCGGGTGGTCGTCTGGAAGCACGGCCTGCGCAACGCCCTGCTGCCGCTCATCACCCTGGCCGGTTTTTCCATCCCCGGCCTGATCGGCGGCAGCGTAATTTTCGAGACCATCTTCGCCATCCCCGGCATGGGACAGCTGTTCTACCAGGGGGTGATGGCCCGTGACTATCCGGTGGTGATGGGGATTCTGGTCATCGGTGCCGGCTTGACCCTGATCGGCAACCTGGTGGCCGATTTGGGCTACGCCCTGGCCGACCCGCGCATCCGCCAGGGAACGAGGGACTAG
- the rnc gene encoding ribonuclease III, translating to MSVSLQNMLGHSFSDESLLRTALTHPSRFNEAQEGGDYQRLEFLGDAVLGLLLADLLYQRFAHLGEGELSRLRASLVDQTRLAELALTADIAPHILLGRGEERDSGRDKPSILADVLEAVIGAIYLDGGLPAARSVVEALYAPLLDDVTATTLPNDPKSRLQEWLAAQRLGAPYYELLAEEGPPHDRRYTVGVSVDGTVWGTGTGRSKKAAQQEAARAALKRAGEEGSKLRVA from the coding sequence ATGTCGGTATCGCTCCAGAATATGCTCGGTCACAGTTTTTCTGACGAATCGTTGCTGCGTACCGCTCTGACCCATCCCTCCCGCTTCAATGAAGCGCAGGAAGGCGGTGACTACCAACGCCTCGAGTTTTTGGGAGATGCCGTGTTGGGGCTGTTGCTGGCCGACCTGCTCTATCAGCGTTTTGCCCACCTCGGGGAAGGGGAACTTTCCCGGTTGCGCGCATCGCTGGTCGATCAGACCCGGCTTGCTGAGCTGGCTCTTACCGCTGACATCGCCCCCCATATCCTGCTGGGCAGGGGGGAGGAACGCGACAGTGGTCGGGATAAACCGTCCATCCTGGCTGATGTCCTTGAAGCGGTGATTGGCGCCATTTACCTCGATGGCGGCCTGCCGGCGGCACGATCCGTTGTCGAGGCGTTGTACGCCCCGTTGCTGGACGACGTGACCGCGACGACGTTGCCCAATGATCCGAAAAGCCGCTTGCAGGAATGGCTGGCTGCTCAACGCCTCGGTGCACCGTACTACGAATTGCTGGCGGAGGAGGGCCCACCTCACGATCGCCGCTATACCGTTGGTGTCAGCGTTGATGGTACCGTCTGGGGAACGGGCACAGGACGCAGCAAAAAAGCCGCTCAGCAGGAAGCTGCGAGGGCGGCGTTGAAGAGAGCGGGGGAAGAGGGATCAAAACTCCGCGTCGCGTGA
- the serA gene encoding phosphoglycerate dehydrogenase, with protein sequence MKIIVTDEVAAEGLELLRQDPRVKMDVRLGLKKEELLALIGEYDVIITRSGTTVDRDLLDAAKKLKMVARAGVGIDNVDVDYASSKGVIVVNAPFGNTNSAAEHTMALLMAACRNVTIANGSLKSGEWKRAPFTGVELKGKTAGVIGLGKVGGRVATRLKAFECEVLACDPYIAVKRAHDLGVKLVSHDEIYKNCDIITVHTPLTSETKGMIGPREFGMMKDGVIVLNVARGGIIDEQAMLDNLNNGKVSLAAFDVWSEEPPKTPVLKDLIAHPKLTVTPHLGANTVEAQINVAVDVSKEILNYLDEKPLENAVNIPRFDLALMDQMRPFLNLVNVMCDFGIQLLDSHPEKLIFSYAGAIAHYDCSPLTVCGLASLLGHVVDQDVNMVNASLIADQMGIVVEETKSTHADAFSNLITLTAEASGGKRRTIAGTLFEGVPRIVRLRDYAMDFTPEEHMLLLHYADRPGMIGKIGTIMGQHDINIAAMNLGRSEKRGEAMVILSLDSAAPAAVLEKIRGATEATFIKAIHMPSARR encoded by the coding sequence ATGAAGATTATCGTTACCGATGAAGTTGCCGCCGAAGGGCTTGAACTGCTGCGTCAGGACCCCCGGGTAAAAATGGATGTCCGTCTGGGTCTCAAGAAGGAAGAACTGCTTGCCCTGATAGGCGAATACGACGTGATCATCACCCGGAGCGGCACCACGGTGGACCGCGACCTGCTGGATGCCGCCAAGAAGCTGAAAATGGTGGCCCGGGCCGGCGTGGGGATCGACAATGTCGATGTTGACTATGCCAGCTCCAAAGGGGTGATCGTGGTGAACGCCCCCTTCGGCAACACCAACAGTGCTGCCGAGCATACCATGGCGCTCCTGATGGCTGCCTGCCGTAACGTGACCATTGCCAACGGTTCCCTCAAGTCCGGCGAGTGGAAGCGGGCTCCCTTTACCGGTGTGGAGTTGAAAGGGAAGACCGCCGGCGTGATCGGCCTCGGCAAGGTGGGGGGCCGGGTGGCCACCCGCTTGAAGGCGTTCGAGTGCGAGGTGCTGGCCTGCGACCCCTACATTGCGGTCAAGCGCGCCCACGACCTGGGAGTGAAGCTGGTTTCCCACGACGAAATCTACAAGAACTGCGATATCATCACCGTCCACACCCCCTTGACCTCTGAGACCAAGGGGATGATCGGCCCCCGTGAATTTGGCATGATGAAAGACGGTGTCATCGTCCTCAACGTGGCGCGCGGCGGCATCATCGACGAGCAGGCCATGCTGGACAACCTGAACAACGGCAAGGTCTCCCTGGCTGCCTTTGACGTCTGGAGCGAGGAACCGCCAAAGACACCGGTCCTGAAGGACCTGATCGCCCATCCGAAGCTGACCGTCACCCCCCACCTGGGTGCCAACACCGTTGAAGCCCAGATCAACGTGGCGGTCGACGTTTCCAAGGAGATCCTCAACTACCTGGATGAGAAACCCCTGGAAAACGCCGTGAACATCCCTCGTTTCGACCTGGCCTTGATGGATCAGATGCGGCCGTTCCTGAACCTGGTGAATGTGATGTGCGACTTCGGCATCCAGTTGCTGGACAGCCATCCGGAGAAGCTGATCTTCAGCTACGCCGGCGCCATTGCCCACTACGACTGCTCGCCGCTCACGGTCTGCGGTCTGGCCTCCCTGCTGGGGCATGTGGTTGATCAGGATGTCAACATGGTTAATGCGTCGCTCATCGCCGACCAGATGGGGATCGTGGTGGAGGAGACCAAGTCCACCCATGCCGATGCCTTCTCCAACCTGATCACGTTGACCGCCGAGGCGAGCGGCGGCAAGCGGCGCACCATCGCCGGCACCCTCTTCGAAGGGGTTCCCCGGATTGTCCGGCTGCGCGATTACGCCATGGACTTCACCCCTGAAGAGCATATGCTGCTGTTGCACTACGCCGACCGTCCCGGCATGATCGGCAAAATCGGCACCATCATGGGGCAGCACGACATCAACATCGCCGCCATGAACCTGGGGCGCAGCGAAAAGCGGGGCGAGGCCATGGTGATCCTGTCCCTTGACTCCGCCGCTCCGGCCGCGGTGCTTGAGAAGATTCGCGGGGCAACGGAGGCGACCTTTATCAAGGCTATCCATATGCCGTCGGCCCGGCGCTAG
- a CDS encoding XTP/dITP diphosphatase has product MKQLLVATRNRGKMKEIGAYLKDSVEELLCLVDLPHLPETVEDGTTFAENALKKAREASAASGLPVIADDSGLTVDALNGLPGVISARYAGEPSNDEANNRKLLRELKDIPADRRGGAFVCMLAFVHPDGTEALFEGKIAGRILETPRGDGGFGYDPLLLIPDQNATMAELSVEQKNRISHRGQALRAFSAWLRESGR; this is encoded by the coding sequence ATGAAACAGCTGCTGGTAGCCACCCGCAACCGGGGGAAGATGAAGGAGATCGGTGCCTATCTCAAGGACAGCGTTGAGGAGCTGCTCTGCCTTGTTGATCTGCCCCATCTCCCGGAAACCGTTGAGGACGGCACCACCTTTGCCGAGAATGCCCTGAAAAAGGCCCGCGAGGCCTCGGCGGCAAGCGGTCTGCCGGTGATCGCCGACGACTCCGGCCTCACCGTGGATGCCCTGAACGGCTTGCCCGGCGTGATCTCGGCCCGCTACGCCGGTGAACCCAGCAACGACGAAGCCAACAACCGCAAACTGCTGCGGGAGTTAAAGGATATCCCCGCCGACCGACGCGGCGGTGCCTTTGTCTGCATGTTGGCATTCGTGCATCCCGACGGCACCGAGGCCCTCTTTGAAGGGAAGATCGCCGGCAGAATCCTGGAAACTCCCCGGGGTGACGGCGGTTTCGGCTATGACCCGCTGCTGTTGATTCCCGATCAGAACGCCACCATGGCCGAACTGTCGGTGGAGCAGAAAAACCGGATCAGTCACCGGGGACAGGCGCTGCGCGCCTTCAGTGCGTGGCTTCGGGAGTCGGGGCGGTGA
- a CDS encoding tRNA (cytidine(34)-2'-O)-methyltransferase, producing MHPFHIVLIEPEIPPNTGNIARLSAAAGASLHLVGRLGFSLDDRYLKRAGLDYWDKVDLHRWESLEELRSSYPRARFWYLTTKSSRSCYGEGLFQSGDFLVFGRETAGLPEELLAANPDACLTIPMPGKVRSLNLSNAVAVVLYEALRQTGMLNAGTAPPENPTITNREAWV from the coding sequence ATGCATCCCTTTCATATTGTACTGATCGAACCGGAGATTCCCCCCAATACCGGCAACATCGCCCGGCTCAGCGCTGCTGCCGGTGCTTCCCTGCACCTGGTGGGCAGACTGGGATTTTCCCTTGATGACCGCTACCTGAAACGGGCCGGCCTGGATTATTGGGACAAGGTGGACCTGCACCGCTGGGAGAGCCTGGAGGAGCTGCGGTCGTCATACCCCCGGGCACGCTTCTGGTATCTGACCACCAAGAGCAGTCGCAGCTGCTATGGTGAAGGGCTGTTCCAGTCGGGGGATTTCCTTGTCTTCGGCCGGGAAACCGCCGGCCTGCCCGAGGAGTTGCTGGCCGCCAACCCCGATGCCTGTCTGACCATCCCGATGCCGGGAAAGGTCCGCAGCCTCAACCTGTCAAACGCCGTGGCGGTGGTGCTCTACGAGGCGCTGCGCCAGACCGGCATGCTTAACGCAGGAACAGCTCCGCCTGAGAATCCGACCATCACCAACCGGGAGGCCTGGGTATGA
- the opp4C gene encoding oligopeptide ABC transporter permease: MLTGFRHSYLAAVFWPRLRRNRLAMVGGGVVLLLFLISLCAPLLAPYDPNEINAWQVLSPPSWSHWFGTDELGRDVFSRVLFGARISLKVGLVAIGIAVLLGSLVGLVAGYYGGWVDTILMRLVDIMLCFPAFFLILAIITFLEPSIWYIMAVIGLTGWMGVARLVRAETLAIREMDYIMAARCSGASDARIILRHILPNALSPVLVAATLGVAGAILTESALSFLGIGVQPPTASWGNILTSGKDYIEFAWWLSLFPGLAILLTVLAYNLLGEGIRDALDPRTST, translated from the coding sequence ATGCTCACCGGCTTCAGACACTCCTATCTGGCCGCCGTCTTCTGGCCTCGCCTGCGCAGGAACCGCCTGGCCATGGTTGGCGGCGGCGTGGTGCTATTGCTCTTTCTGATATCGCTCTGCGCACCGTTGCTTGCCCCCTACGATCCCAACGAGATCAACGCCTGGCAGGTGCTTTCCCCCCCCTCCTGGTCCCACTGGTTCGGTACGGACGAGCTGGGACGGGACGTATTCAGCCGGGTACTCTTCGGCGCGCGCATCTCTCTCAAGGTGGGCCTGGTGGCCATCGGCATCGCTGTACTGCTGGGATCGCTGGTGGGCCTGGTGGCCGGCTACTACGGCGGCTGGGTGGATACCATCCTGATGCGGCTGGTGGACATCATGCTCTGTTTTCCGGCCTTTTTCCTGATTCTTGCCATCATTACCTTCCTGGAGCCTTCCATCTGGTACATCATGGCGGTGATCGGCCTGACCGGCTGGATGGGGGTAGCACGGCTGGTACGGGCGGAAACCCTGGCAATCCGGGAAATGGACTACATCATGGCGGCCCGCTGCAGCGGTGCCTCCGACGCCCGGATCATCCTGCGCCACATTCTGCCCAATGCCCTGTCGCCGGTGCTGGTGGCGGCAACCCTGGGGGTGGCCGGCGCCATCCTGACCGAATCTGCCCTCTCCTTTCTGGGGATCGGCGTACAACCTCCCACCGCCAGTTGGGGAAACATCCTCACCTCCGGCAAGGACTACATCGAGTTTGCCTGGTGGCTGTCTCTCTTTCCCGGTCTGGCCATCCTGCTTACCGTGCTGGCGTACAACCTGCTGGGAGAAGGGATCCGGGATGCCCTTGACCCCAGAACTTCCACCTGA
- a CDS encoding 4Fe-4S binding protein, with protein MKAAADLLPVELPITKPLHRWLLGLFMVTVILLGWKYPLLGFAVPVAMATGMVGGLFRGRYVCGNVCPRGSFYDTLFGYFAGKRPLPAFMYRSDFRWGVMVVLMSFMTWRISQNPGDWQHWGRVFWSMCLITTAIGVPLGMIYRARTWCSFCPVGTFAAAVGGGKYRLEIAADCRQCGACEKQCPMGFSIAEHRGDGLVPHRDCIKCSSCVAACPRGALSWPS; from the coding sequence ATGAAAGCTGCTGCTGATTTGCTTCCCGTGGAGTTGCCCATCACCAAGCCGTTACACCGCTGGCTGTTGGGGCTGTTCATGGTGACCGTCATTCTACTGGGGTGGAAGTATCCGTTATTGGGGTTTGCCGTTCCCGTTGCCATGGCTACCGGCATGGTGGGCGGGCTGTTCCGGGGGCGGTATGTCTGTGGAAACGTTTGCCCCCGGGGAAGCTTCTATGACACCCTGTTTGGATATTTTGCCGGAAAACGCCCGTTGCCTGCGTTCATGTACCGTTCCGATTTCCGTTGGGGAGTGATGGTGGTGCTGATGAGCTTCATGACATGGCGGATTAGCCAGAATCCCGGGGATTGGCAACACTGGGGACGGGTCTTCTGGAGCATGTGCCTGATTACCACCGCCATTGGCGTGCCGTTGGGGATGATCTATCGCGCCCGCACCTGGTGTTCATTCTGTCCGGTGGGTACGTTTGCCGCCGCTGTGGGGGGGGGCAAGTACCGACTTGAGATCGCTGCAGATTGCCGGCAGTGCGGTGCCTGCGAAAAACAGTGCCCCATGGGATTTTCCATAGCCGAACATCGTGGCGATGGCCTGGTGCCCCATCGCGACTGCATCAAATGTTCCAGCTGCGTTGCGGCCTGCCCGCGTGGTGCCCTTTCCTGGCCGTCGTAA
- a CDS encoding HDOD domain-containing protein: protein MSQVELPETVKKLIASQPIELPIFHPVALKLQRMLSDYDFTVDEVAQVSNEDQALASQMLKMANSPMYMGRTKVATIKEAVIRLGAQQVINIAIAASQAAAHASENPALNSYMKALWQHSHGAALGARWLAHNCGMRGIADEIYLAALLHDVGKLYLLKAIERLVKAGVISSMFDDELIREIFEVMHVEQGHRLMQHWNFPAMYCDVVRDHHCEQWDPINKMLAIVRLVNLACHRIGLGLKHTPVMNLLRTLEAEVLDLGEMQIAELEALLEDSRDAEF from the coding sequence ATGTCCCAGGTTGAACTGCCGGAAACCGTAAAAAAACTAATCGCTTCCCAGCCGATCGAACTGCCGATCTTTCATCCGGTTGCGCTCAAGTTACAGCGGATGCTGTCGGATTATGATTTTACCGTCGACGAAGTTGCCCAAGTTTCCAATGAAGATCAGGCATTGGCCAGCCAGATGCTCAAAATGGCCAACTCGCCGATGTACATGGGACGCACCAAGGTTGCCACCATCAAGGAAGCGGTGATCCGCCTCGGTGCCCAGCAGGTGATCAACATCGCCATCGCCGCCTCGCAGGCCGCTGCCCATGCGTCCGAAAATCCGGCACTGAACAGCTACATGAAGGCACTCTGGCAGCACAGCCACGGCGCCGCACTGGGTGCCCGCTGGCTGGCTCATAACTGCGGCATGCGCGGCATTGCCGACGAAATCTACCTGGCGGCGCTGCTGCACGACGTGGGCAAACTGTATCTGCTGAAGGCGATTGAGCGGCTGGTCAAGGCGGGCGTGATCAGCTCCATGTTCGACGATGAACTGATCCGGGAGATTTTCGAGGTCATGCATGTGGAACAGGGACACCGTCTGATGCAGCACTGGAACTTTCCCGCGATGTACTGTGATGTGGTCCGTGACCATCACTGTGAGCAGTGGGACCCGATCAACAAAATGCTGGCCATCGTCCGGCTGGTGAACCTGGCCTGTCACCGGATCGGGCTGGGCCTGAAACATACACCGGTAATGAATCTGTTGCGTACCCTTGAAGCAGAAGTGCTGGATTTGGGCGAAATGCAGATCGCCGAACTGGAAGCTCTGCTCGAAGACTCACGCGACGCGGAGTTTTGA
- a CDS encoding CTP synthase produces MKTKFIFITGGVVSSIGKGLAAASLGALLEARGLRVTMQKLDPYINVDPGTMSPFQHGEVFVTDDGAETDLDLGHYERYTSARLSKKSNFTTGQVYFSVIDKERRGDYLGGTVQVIPHITDEIKQKILDNVKGADVAIVEVGGTVGDIESLPFLEAIRQFRFDRGVGNTLYVHVTLVPYIRTAGELKTKPTQHSVMELRKIGIQPDLLICRCDRELPQDMKKKISLFCNVEENCVIQSVDAEHIYAVPLSLNKERLDEQVVEKLNIWTKQPDLTPWQNVVETLRHPSHGEVRIAIVGKYVNLTESYKSLAEALTHGGIANDCRVYLKYIDSEKIEETGIEGWLDDVDGLLVPGGFGERGSEGKIKAIEFARTRKLPFFGICLGMQMAAVEFARNACGLKHAGSSEFNPNCKDPVIHLMEEQKSVSKKGGTMRLGACPCSITKGTKAFDAYNDTEISERHRHRYEFNNSYRERLTDKGLILSGINQQKNLVEIIELPDHPWFLGCQFHPEFKSKPLVPHPLFKAFVGASLAHRTKR; encoded by the coding sequence ATGAAAACCAAGTTCATCTTTATTACCGGTGGTGTCGTCTCCTCCATCGGCAAGGGGCTGGCTGCCGCCTCCCTGGGGGCCCTGCTGGAGGCACGGGGACTGCGGGTCACCATGCAGAAGCTCGACCCCTACATCAACGTCGATCCCGGCACCATGTCACCGTTCCAGCACGGCGAGGTCTTCGTCACCGACGATGGCGCCGAAACCGACCTGGACCTGGGACACTACGAGCGCTACACCTCCGCCCGCCTGTCCAAGAAAAGCAACTTCACCACCGGCCAGGTGTACTTTTCCGTTATCGACAAGGAGCGGCGCGGCGACTACCTGGGGGGAACCGTCCAGGTCATTCCCCATATCACCGATGAAATCAAGCAGAAAATCCTCGATAACGTCAAGGGAGCGGACGTTGCCATCGTCGAGGTGGGGGGGACCGTCGGCGACATCGAATCCCTTCCCTTCCTGGAAGCGATCCGCCAGTTCCGCTTCGACCGGGGCGTCGGCAACACCCTGTACGTTCATGTTACCCTGGTGCCCTATATCCGTACTGCCGGCGAACTGAAAACCAAGCCGACCCAGCACTCGGTGATGGAGCTCCGTAAAATCGGTATCCAGCCGGACCTCCTGATCTGTCGTTGCGACCGCGAGCTTCCCCAGGACATGAAAAAGAAGATTTCCCTCTTCTGCAATGTAGAAGAGAACTGCGTCATCCAGTCGGTGGATGCCGAGCACATCTACGCAGTTCCTCTTTCCCTGAACAAGGAGCGTCTGGATGAGCAGGTGGTGGAAAAGCTCAACATCTGGACCAAGCAGCCCGACCTGACTCCCTGGCAGAATGTGGTGGAAACCCTGCGCCACCCCAGCCACGGTGAAGTCCGTATCGCCATCGTCGGCAAGTACGTCAACCTGACCGAATCCTACAAGTCACTGGCCGAGGCCCTCACCCACGGCGGCATCGCCAACGACTGCCGGGTCTACCTGAAATACATCGATTCCGAAAAGATCGAGGAGACCGGCATCGAAGGCTGGCTGGACGATGTGGACGGCCTGCTGGTGCCGGGCGGCTTCGGCGAGCGGGGATCGGAAGGAAAAATCAAGGCCATCGAATTCGCCCGTACCCGCAAGCTCCCCTTCTTCGGCATCTGCCTGGGGATGCAGATGGCGGCGGTGGAGTTCGCCCGCAACGCCTGCGGACTCAAGCATGCCGGCTCCAGCGAGTTCAACCCCAACTGCAAGGATCCGGTCATCCACCTGATGGAGGAGCAAAAGAGCGTCAGCAAGAAGGGGGGCACCATGCGGCTGGGGGCCTGCCCCTGCAGCATCACCAAGGGGACAAAAGCCTTTGACGCCTACAATGACACCGAAATATCCGAGCGTCACCGCCACCGCTATGAGTTCAACAACAGCTACCGCGAACGGCTGACCGACAAGGGCCTGATACTCTCCGGCATCAACCAGCAGAAGAACCTGGTGGAGATTATCGAACTACCCGACCATCCCTGGTTTTTGGGCTGCCAGTTCCATCCGGAATTCAAGTCAAAGCCGTTGGTCCCCCACCCGCTGTTCAAGGCGTTTGTGGGAGCCTCCCTGGCCCATCGCACCAAGCGTTAA
- the kdsB gene encoding 3-deoxy-manno-octulosonate cytidylyltransferase, translating into MTIIAIIPARYGSTRFPGKALADLAGKPIIQHVYERARAASLVSRVIVATDDRRIADVIRQVGGEAVMTSSSHETGTDRLAEVARGLDAEIVVNVQGDEPLIEPAMIDQAIEPFLSSPGLQMGTLKSRIRQLHDFLSPNVVKVVTDAEGYALYFSRSPLPFFRDKWHDLKNEAFEAGRLLCYKHVGLYVYRRDFLLRFAAMPQTFLEVSEKLEQLRALENGVRIKVVETEFESLGVDTPEDLAKARELIQP; encoded by the coding sequence ATGACTATCATTGCCATCATACCGGCCCGTTACGGTTCCACTCGCTTTCCCGGCAAGGCCCTGGCCGACCTGGCCGGTAAACCGATCATCCAGCATGTCTATGAACGGGCCCGCGCCGCGTCGTTGGTTTCCCGCGTCATCGTGGCAACCGATGACCGTCGTATTGCCGATGTCATCCGTCAGGTCGGCGGCGAAGCGGTGATGACCTCCAGCAGCCACGAGACCGGTACCGACCGTCTGGCCGAAGTGGCCCGAGGACTCGATGCGGAGATCGTCGTCAACGTACAGGGGGACGAGCCGCTGATCGAGCCGGCCATGATCGATCAGGCCATCGAACCGTTTCTCTCCTCGCCCGGCCTGCAGATGGGTACCCTGAAAAGCCGGATCAGGCAGCTTCACGATTTCCTGTCGCCGAATGTGGTCAAGGTGGTGACGGATGCCGAGGGGTATGCCCTTTACTTTTCCCGGTCCCCCCTCCCCTTCTTCCGGGACAAGTGGCACGACCTGAAGAACGAGGCATTTGAAGCCGGCAGGCTGCTCTGCTACAAGCATGTCGGCCTCTACGTCTACCGCCGCGACTTCCTGCTGCGCTTTGCCGCCATGCCGCAGACCTTTCTGGAAGTATCCGAAAAGCTGGAGCAATTGCGCGCCCTTGAAAACGGCGTCAGGATCAAGGTGGTGGAAACGGAATTTGAATCCCTGGGGGTCGATACCCCCGAAGATCTCGCCAAAGCCAGGGAGTTGATACAACCATGA